The following is a genomic window from Ethanoligenens harbinense YUAN-3.
CGATAAATATGTTGAGGAACCGGCAGACCATCGACAGCCGAAAGGCTTGATCGGTATCTATGATGTATATAGGCGGGATAACCCACTGATAGTCTCTGCGGTGGTCAGCAAGACAAAAGTTCTGAATCTGGAACTGGTTCCCGCCGACTATCGATTCAAGGATACAGACGGCGACCTGTTTCTGGTCAAAGCCGGCAAGGAGTTTGTCTTGACGGATGCTCTGGAACCGGTTCTCGAATCTTACGATTACATCATCATAGACTGCCCGCCTGCCGACAACAATTTGACGACCAATGCACTCGTTGCTGCCAACTACATCCTCCTGCCGAACATCGCAGACGCAAACGCATTCAAAAGTATCACGTCCATGATTACCATGATAAAAAACGTCAAACGCAGCAACCCGCGCCTCAAGATTCTCGGCACCCTCATTACCATGGACGAAAAGACCCGAAACAAAGCAGCCTATAAGCGGGCGCTTTTCAACTACACGAATTTTCCCGCCCTGTCCACCGTGATCCGCAAGAACACACGTATCGCGGAGGCGATCAACAACCAGGTGCCCGTGCATGTGTATGACGCCAGCTGCACCGGGGCGGCCGACTATAATGCTTTGGTGGACGAACTGCTGTCAAAAATGGGGTGAACTTCAATGAACACCTACTATACCAAATGCGGACGGTCATTCAAAAAATCCACAAAGGCCGACACGACCGGCTATCAGATGGCACAACAGATTGAGGCAGATGGCTCTCTCGGCCGAGTTATGGATATCGAATGTCAGAAATGCCCCTTTGTCGTGGATGTGAAAGAAGGCTGGCCTGCCCGGCATAAACGGTATGAGTGCCGGGCAGGAAGCAAACCACCAAACCATCAAAGCGATTGGATCGGCAGTCTTGACGATAAGTGTTCCATTTATGTTCGCTCCCTTGACCACGATCTCTGTGATCGCATAATCTCCTATTGCAAAGAAAATCCGTATCTTGCCGCAGGATATAATCAGGATCGCCCGGATTGCCGCAGAACGGTATCCATCAGCTGCGCCGCAAACAAAAAGGGCGTTGCGGCCAAAAAAGAGGTCATCAAAACATTTTTCCCTGACATTGCGGTCACACCAGACCCTACGGACGATTCGGATGATCTCGCTGATTCTATGACAGAGGAGTATGGCAAAATGGCAAAATTCAACGCCGATGCAATCTTAAACTCGGCAAAAGAAGTCGCGCAGCAGACCGAAGGATTGGAACCGGTTCCCGAATTGAAAGAAATCCGTTGTGAGCTGATTGATCTAAATCCTGATAATGCGTTTGCGAAAAAAGACACACAGGAGTCAATTGAGGAATTGGCTACAGACATCCGCGCCCACTCCCTGCTACATCCAATCGTCGTAAACCATGTGGATGGCCGTTATCGGTTGATCTCCGGCGAACGTCGTTTTCGGGCTGTCACAGAGGTGTTAAATTGGCAGGTAGTCGATGCAAAGGTGTTTGAAAACCTGGTCAAAATAGACGAGATGGAAATGTTGTATGCCGCCAATTTCCAGGTACGTCAATACACGGCAGCCGAATTGCTGGAGCATTATCAGCGATTGGTTCAATTCTTTCAAACAGAAGATCCAAAGCAACGACTTACCGCAAAAGACAAAGATAAAATTGCCCGTTTCCTTAATGTGACGCGCCGGCAGGTCAACAAATACGCTCGTATTATGGAAGCCTTGTCCGAAGGTGAACGCCAAGCTATCATGGATAAGAGCATGAGCATCAACAAGGCGAATGATCTTGCTAAAGAGCGTGCGCAAAAAGCCGAACGATCCGTTGCTCCTTCAAAAAATCGGAAACCAGTTCCAGCAGCACCACGCCAGCAAGCGTCATCGTCAACTGGCTCTCACCAAAAGGCCACTGAGGAATCCGTATATATGCCGCCACTCCCGGCGTCTCCTTTGTCGGAAAATCAGGAACCAGTTCCCGGTAGAGTAAAGCTTTTGATCTCACAAAAAAGTGAGATGAATCAGGAACCGGTTCCCGCTGCACCTGTGCATCCCGTGCCGCACGAAACGTTAAATAATAATGAGTCTTCGGTAGCCGATGTGGCTCGGCAAATTAACGAGATTACAACCGGCCTCTACCTGTTGGGCGATATGCTCAAAAAATCTGGTATTGACGCGAGGAACCCAATTAGAGAATTTGTTGAAACGATGCAGGAGTATCTGCACGAGTATGCCGGCAAATGAAAAAATACGGGCATTAAAAAAGGGGCGCACTCCCTCGTGCGCCCCGACAGAGAAATGGCATATACCAGACCGTTTCTCTTG
Proteins encoded in this region:
- a CDS encoding ParB/RepB/Spo0J family partition protein; this translates as MNTYYTKCGRSFKKSTKADTTGYQMAQQIEADGSLGRVMDIECQKCPFVVDVKEGWPARHKRYECRAGSKPPNHQSDWIGSLDDKCSIYVRSLDHDLCDRIISYCKENPYLAAGYNQDRPDCRRTVSISCAANKKGVAAKKEVIKTFFPDIAVTPDPTDDSDDLADSMTEEYGKMAKFNADAILNSAKEVAQQTEGLEPVPELKEIRCELIDLNPDNAFAKKDTQESIEELATDIRAHSLLHPIVVNHVDGRYRLISGERRFRAVTEVLNWQVVDAKVFENLVKIDEMEMLYAANFQVRQYTAAELLEHYQRLVQFFQTEDPKQRLTAKDKDKIARFLNVTRRQVNKYARIMEALSEGERQAIMDKSMSINKANDLAKERAQKAERSVAPSKNRKPVPAAPRQQASSSTGSHQKATEESVYMPPLPASPLSENQEPVPGRVKLLISQKSEMNQEPVPAAPVHPVPHETLNNNESSVADVARQINEITTGLYLLGDMLKKSGIDARNPIREFVETMQEYLHEYAGK
- a CDS encoding ParA family protein, which encodes MATTICVMNQKGGVGKTTTSVNVAGILATRGFHVLLVDNDPQGSATAYYDKYVEEPADHRQPKGLIGIYDVYRRDNPLIVSAVVSKTKVLNLELVPADYRFKDTDGDLFLVKAGKEFVLTDALEPVLESYDYIIIDCPPADNNLTTNALVAANYILLPNIADANAFKSITSMITMIKNVKRSNPRLKILGTLITMDEKTRNKAAYKRALFNYTNFPALSTVIRKNTRIAEAINNQVPVHVYDASCTGAADYNALVDELLSKMG